In Methanothrix sp., a genomic segment contains:
- a CDS encoding ketopantoate reductase family protein has translation MNEIQSPTYLVFGTGAIGSVLGGFLHKIGRDVTLAGRGAHFRAVQQEGLGIRGIWGEHLVPKEEIRTLSDPKSEAGRFSTILLAVKSKDTLDAAREAAPLLSEDGIMVSIQNGLGNWETIARFVGEGRTVGARVIFGAEIPRPGLAKVTVNADDVLLGEPFCPVNRQLLQSLEEDLRLSGIPARVVTREEIWSALWGKVLYNCSLNPLGAILEVPYGRLGENEETRMIIRGIIEEIFQVCRARDVTLPHKDAEEYYHFLLEKQLPPTSDHRASMLQDILAGRRTEIEALNGAISRLGRESGISTPCNDLLSHLIRFKEKRGELIPP, from the coding sequence ATGAATGAGATCCAGAGCCCTACCTATCTCGTCTTCGGCACAGGAGCCATCGGCAGCGTTCTGGGGGGCTTTCTGCACAAGATCGGGAGAGATGTAACCCTTGCCGGCCGGGGAGCTCATTTTCGAGCCGTGCAGCAGGAGGGGTTGGGGATCAGAGGGATCTGGGGAGAGCATCTCGTCCCCAAAGAGGAGATCAGGACTCTCTCCGATCCCAAGAGCGAGGCGGGGAGGTTCTCGACCATCCTCCTCGCAGTCAAATCCAAGGACACCCTGGATGCAGCCAGAGAGGCGGCCCCTCTCCTGTCAGAGGATGGGATCATGGTCTCCATCCAGAACGGCCTGGGCAACTGGGAGACGATCGCCAGATTTGTGGGCGAGGGGCGTACAGTCGGGGCGCGGGTGATCTTCGGGGCGGAGATTCCCAGGCCTGGCCTGGCAAAGGTCACTGTGAATGCAGACGACGTCCTCTTGGGAGAGCCCTTCTGCCCGGTGAACCGGCAGCTCTTGCAGTCGCTGGAAGAGGACCTCCGGCTCTCCGGCATCCCGGCCAGGGTGGTAACAAGGGAGGAGATCTGGTCAGCTCTGTGGGGAAAGGTGCTCTACAACTGCTCTCTCAACCCCCTGGGTGCCATCTTAGAGGTTCCCTACGGCCGGCTGGGGGAGAACGAGGAGACCAGGATGATCATCCGGGGGATAATAGAGGAGATATTTCAGGTCTGCCGGGCCCGGGATGTCACCCTACCCCATAAGGATGCAGAAGAGTACTACCACTTTCTGCTGGAAAAACAGCTCCCGCCCACCAGTGATCACCGCGCCAGCATGCTGCAGGACATCCTCGCAGGAAGGAGGACGGAGATCGAGGCCCTGAACGGGGCCATCTCCCGCCTGGGCAGGGAGAGCGGGATCTCAACCCCCTGTAACGATCTTCTCTCTCATCTCATAAGGTTCAAGGAGAAGAGGGGCGAGCTCATCCCTCCATGA
- a CDS encoding ABC transporter permease: MIDAFSILWSDLAALRRRWPRYLLTTLMSPLLYLVAFGWGLGRGIDMNGTNYLDFVIPGIIALTAMTTSFNGAGTRLNVDRLYFKSFDECLMAPVGLPSILLGKALIGVVRGLLSSVAFLLVAFLIARHIHITLPFLIGLLLSCLTFAFLGVLAALLARSHEDMATFGSLILMPMTFLGGTFFSVSQVPLGLKMALYALPLTHSSQFLRAAALDQPLPWSSFLVLFLFFLLFLGGGMMALRRMSV, translated from the coding sequence ATGATCGATGCCTTCAGCATACTCTGGTCGGACCTGGCAGCGCTCAGGCGGCGCTGGCCTCGCTATCTTCTCACCACTCTGATGAGCCCTCTTCTCTATCTGGTGGCCTTTGGCTGGGGCCTGGGTCGGGGGATAGATATGAACGGAACCAATTATCTTGATTTCGTGATACCGGGAATCATCGCTCTGACCGCCATGACCACCAGCTTCAATGGGGCCGGCACCAGGCTCAATGTCGATCGCCTCTATTTCAAGAGCTTTGATGAATGCCTCATGGCCCCGGTGGGACTGCCCTCCATTCTCCTGGGGAAGGCCCTGATCGGGGTGGTGAGGGGTTTATTGAGCTCAGTAGCGTTCTTGTTGGTGGCCTTTCTCATCGCCAGGCATATCCATATCACTCTGCCGTTTCTGATCGGGCTGCTGCTGAGCTGCCTTACATTTGCCTTTCTGGGGGTGTTGGCGGCACTGCTGGCCCGCTCTCACGAGGATATGGCCACATTCGGCAGCCTGATTCTGATGCCTATGACCTTTCTGGGCGGCACCTTCTTCTCCGTCTCCCAGGTCCCATTAGGGCTGAAGATGGCCCTGTATGCCCTGCCCCTCACCCACTCCAGCCAGTTTCTGAGGGCGGCGGCATTGGATCAGCCGCTTCCCTGGTCATCTTTTCTGGTTCTCTTCCTCTTCTTCCTGCTGTTTTTAGGTGGAGGGATGATGGCCCTTCGGAGGATGAGCGTTTAG
- a CDS encoding IS1 family transposase (programmed frameshift), producing the protein MGKRGPKPRFLDVACPNEQCNLFGIAGKRNVTVYGTYKISSGKVRKYICHTCGTRFCDRTNTAFYDTRTNEEKIKLALKMAMRGMSVLGIAEILESKPSTVSTWISKAAKHSEKVNEVVLKDVETPKVEMDEAWTFGEKTLPREGEYEDKGTWIWISMAANCRLVLSHVIGERSQENADQLVSNTAKRLRSMPLFVTDGLRLYAAALRKQYGKLQPFAPTGKRGRPRSPKLIVDELLQYAQVIKMRVNGRLKKVVKRIIFGKDIDHKMISTSYIERQNLTCRQDNNRISRKTIGFSKETAELNNQMTLYFAHFNYCRKHRALKYRNEMGITKFNSPAKQAGLIDHVWSLQELLTFPYYKTQTH; encoded by the exons ATGGGCAAAAGAGGTCCAAAGCCTCGATTCTTGGATGTAGCATGCCCGAATGAGCAGTGCAATCTATTTGGAATTGCTGGGAAAAGAAACGTCACTGTGTACGGAACTTACAAGATAAGCTCCGGCAAGGTCAGGAAATATATTTGCCACACATGTGGTACCAGATTCTGTGATAGAACTAACACTGCATTCTATGACACAAGAACAAACGAAGAAAAGATCAAGCTGGCTCTAAAAATGGCCATGCGTGGAATGAGTGTCTTAGGAATAGCTGAGATCCTTGAGTCAAAACCATCTACTGTAAGCACTTGGATCTCGAAAGCAGCAAAGCATAGTGAAAAAGTCAATGAAGTTGTCTTGAAGGATGTAGAGACCCCAAAGGTAGAGATGGACGAGGCATGGACTTTTGGGGAAAAAACACTACCCAGAGAAGGTGAATACGAAGATAAAGGAACTTGGATCTGGATAAGCATGGCTGCAAATTGCAGGTTGGTGCTTTCACATGTTATCGGTGAGCGATCTCAGGAAAATGCAGATCAGCTCGTTTCAAATACTGCCAAAAGACTCAGATCAATGCCGCTCTTTGTGACAGATGGATTAAGACTATATGCAGCAGCTCTTCGAAAGCAATATGGAAAACTACAGCCGTTCGCACCAACAGGCAAGCGAGGGCGACCTCGAAGTCCTAAATTAATCGTAGATGAACTATTACAATATGCTCAAGTCATTAAAATGAGGGTCAACGGTAGACTAA AAAAAGTGGTCAAGAGAATCATATTTGGCAAAGATATAGACCACAAAATGATATCTACCAGCTACATTGAACGGCAAAACCTGACATGCAGACAAGATAATAACCGCATATCAAGGAAAACCATAGGTTTCTCTAAGGAGACTGCAGAATTGAATAACCAAATGACCCTATATTTCGCGCACTTCAACTACTGCCGAAAGCATCGTGCTCTAAAATATAGAAATGAGATGGGCATAACGAAGTTCAATAGTCCCGCGAAGCAAGCTGGCTTAATCGATCATGTCTGGAGCTTGCAGGAACTCTTGACTTTTCCATATTACAAAACTCAAACCCATTAG
- a CDS encoding ABC transporter ATP-binding protein, which produces MIEISGLSKVYSGKKVVDDLDLEVARGELFGFLGPNGAGKTTTIRILTTLTKPSSGRVFVNGIDVAKDPSRVKSEFGVVQQHLSLNRDLTIGENLELHARLHHLPSKKREERIAELLDYVGLSDHSDQLIDSISGGMKRRAMIARALIHRPKLLFLDEPTVGLDAQTRRRVWDLIRRMNSEGATVFLTTHYIEEAEALCQRVGVLHHGRLIALGAPLELRRKLGMVAVEVQGEANGTTYSYFPDRSSASQFIQDLPGSERVIMRQSNLEDVFIELTGERVMGE; this is translated from the coding sequence ATGATCGAGATATCGGGCCTGAGCAAGGTGTACTCGGGGAAGAAGGTGGTAGATGACCTGGATCTTGAGGTCGCCCGGGGAGAGCTCTTCGGCTTCCTGGGGCCAAATGGCGCGGGCAAGACCACCACCATTCGCATCCTCACCACCCTCACCAAGCCCTCGTCCGGACGGGTTTTCGTCAATGGCATCGATGTGGCAAAGGACCCGTCCAGGGTGAAGTCGGAGTTTGGCGTGGTTCAGCAGCATTTGAGCCTGAACCGGGATCTGACCATAGGTGAGAACCTGGAGCTTCATGCCCGGCTGCACCACCTTCCATCCAAAAAACGAGAAGAGAGGATAGCAGAACTGCTCGATTATGTGGGGCTGTCCGATCACTCTGATCAGCTCATCGATAGCATATCCGGAGGGATGAAGAGAAGGGCCATGATCGCCCGGGCTCTCATTCACAGGCCCAAGCTCCTCTTCCTGGATGAGCCGACGGTGGGATTGGATGCCCAAACCAGACGCCGGGTCTGGGATCTCATCCGCAGGATGAACTCTGAGGGGGCGACGGTCTTCCTGACCACCCATTACATCGAAGAGGCCGAGGCCTTGTGTCAGCGGGTTGGAGTCCTTCATCACGGCCGGCTCATAGCCCTGGGAGCTCCTTTAGAGCTCAGAAGGAAGCTGGGAATGGTGGCCGTGGAGGTGCAAGGGGAGGCAAATGGCACAACTTACAGCTACTTTCCGGATCGGTCAAGCGCCTCCCAGTTTATTCAGGATCTGCCAGGCTCAGAGAGGGTGATCATGCGACAGTCCAACCTGGAGGATGTGTTCATTGAGCTGACAGGCGAAAGGGTGATGGGAGAGTAG
- a CDS encoding dCMP deaminase family protein gives MPSIERPGLDEYFMEIAMVVAKRSTCLRNQVGALFVKNKRILTTGYNGAPAGLEHCDTVGCARENVQSGTHHELCRAVHAEQNAIIQAAMHGISIEGATLYCTHQPCILCAKMMINAGVRKVVYHHSYPDQTALKFLEQAGIEVVRVKDGP, from the coding sequence ATGCCCTCAATCGAGCGTCCCGGCCTGGATGAGTACTTCATGGAGATCGCCATGGTGGTGGCCAAGCGTTCCACCTGTCTGCGCAATCAGGTGGGGGCCCTCTTTGTGAAGAACAAGAGGATACTGACCACAGGATACAACGGCGCGCCTGCGGGCCTTGAGCACTGCGATACAGTGGGCTGCGCGCGGGAGAATGTCCAGAGCGGCACTCACCATGAGTTGTGCCGGGCGGTGCATGCAGAGCAGAACGCCATCATCCAGGCGGCGATGCACGGCATATCCATCGAGGGAGCGACGCTATACTGCACCCACCAGCCCTGCATCCTCTGCGCCAAGATGATGATCAATGCGGGTGTGAGAAAGGTGGTCTATCATCACTCCTATCCCGACCAGACGGCCTTGAAATTCCTCGAGCAGGCGGGAATTGAGGTGGTGAGGGTGAAGGATGGGCCTTGA
- a CDS encoding S8 family serine peptidase produces the protein MHDRNFSSDDYNDYPHCLFNDESKLINPSTAALAITVGSISPGLKSIDPARRPIAKHPGFPSPFTRTGPGLGGMIKPDLVEVGGDWVYPADEDPSIGVVTANKDFIISSPFVVENGTSFSSAKISNLIAKLWNQFPSASANLIKALIISSCSHPEKFSPRDGQTTFECSSPLCYRPAFDEGKVNAIYGHGRPNIIQASSSDLNRVVLLDESTIKLDSARFYEIPLPNNYYSTRGDRELSVALCFDPRTKRTRGDSYLGCTMEFRLHRGASLSALKAKYTNLDDVKSEEAHLKEISLLPGPQARSKGCTQKGSIILKNPRFSDEKLQLALICRDKWIDDPAYEQKYAVVVRVAHKYSVDLYTPIKSKIDIRLRMRARV, from the coding sequence ATTCACGACCGGAATTTCAGTAGTGATGATTATAATGACTATCCTCATTGTTTATTCAATGATGAATCGAAGCTGATCAATCCTTCAACAGCAGCATTAGCCATTACCGTTGGGTCCATTAGTCCAGGTCTGAAATCGATTGATCCAGCACGTCGTCCTATAGCAAAGCACCCAGGCTTTCCGTCACCGTTCACACGAACTGGACCTGGATTGGGGGGAATGATCAAGCCAGATCTTGTTGAAGTGGGCGGTGACTGGGTATATCCGGCTGATGAAGATCCATCAATTGGGGTAGTTACGGCGAATAAAGATTTCATTATAAGTAGCCCCTTTGTCGTCGAGAATGGAACCAGTTTTTCAAGTGCGAAAATTTCGAATCTTATAGCCAAATTATGGAATCAATTTCCTTCGGCGTCTGCAAACTTAATAAAGGCACTAATAATATCTTCTTGTTCTCATCCTGAAAAATTCTCTCCTAGGGATGGACAAACTACTTTTGAGTGTTCTTCGCCTCTATGCTATCGGCCAGCATTTGATGAAGGAAAAGTCAACGCCATCTATGGACATGGACGGCCAAATATTATTCAGGCAAGTTCATCGGATCTAAACCGCGTCGTTTTGCTCGATGAATCTACAATAAAGTTGGATTCTGCTAGATTTTATGAAATTCCTCTTCCAAATAATTATTATTCTACAAGGGGTGATAGAGAGCTTTCCGTTGCTCTTTGTTTTGATCCCAGGACAAAGAGAACTAGAGGGGATTCTTATCTTGGCTGTACAATGGAATTTAGATTGCATAGAGGGGCCTCCCTTAGCGCATTAAAAGCAAAATATACAAATCTAGACGATGTCAAGTCTGAAGAGGCGCACCTGAAGGAAATATCCCTCTTGCCAGGACCGCAAGCAAGAAGCAAAGGATGCACACAAAAGGGCTCTATAATCCTAAAGAATCCACGATTTTCGGATGAAAAACTTCAATTGGCATTAATATGCCGCGACAAATGGATTGATGACCCTGCATATGAACAAAAATATGCAGTAGTAGTAAGGGTAGCACACAAATACTCGGTTGACTTGTATACTCCTATAAAATCAAAGATCGATATTAGATTACGCATGAGGGCCCGGGTTTAA
- a CDS encoding AAA family ATPase, which yields MDSGSKLRKLIASYGDKEEFLRAAEEIIEEEELKRNNLLARDLRNMLYRPNSSINSFKSLKIPVDNERRLPLLEIKKFKKDWTDLVVTTKIRNSLESIIEENNKREILSVYGLKPKQTLLFFGPPGCGKTLTAQVLSGILGYPMVYIRFDGVISSYLGETAGNLRKIFDFIRDGRWIIFFDEFDVIGKQRDDPFEHGEMKRVVNNFLQMIDNHSSESIIICATNHQHLLDPALWRRFDDIILFDIPNKENRIKLIKRNLRSVRTTSMDYHLLADNMKGMSPADIEMVCLNAIKGIY from the coding sequence ATGGACAGTGGATCCAAGTTAAGGAAATTGATTGCTTCATATGGCGATAAAGAGGAATTCTTGAGAGCTGCAGAAGAGATTATCGAAGAAGAAGAACTGAAGAGGAACAATCTCTTAGCTAGGGATTTAAGAAATATGCTTTATCGTCCAAACAGTTCTATTAATAGTTTTAAATCTTTGAAAATACCCGTTGATAATGAGAGAAGGTTACCATTATTGGAAATAAAGAAATTTAAGAAAGATTGGACAGATCTGGTCGTAACAACTAAGATTCGCAATTCATTAGAGAGTATTATTGAGGAGAATAATAAAAGGGAAATATTAAGTGTTTATGGCCTTAAACCTAAACAAACTCTCTTATTCTTTGGTCCGCCTGGTTGCGGAAAAACACTAACAGCACAAGTATTAAGTGGGATCTTAGGATACCCTATGGTTTATATAAGGTTTGATGGAGTTATATCGTCTTATCTTGGAGAAACAGCCGGAAATCTGAGAAAGATATTTGACTTTATAAGAGATGGTAGATGGATAATCTTTTTTGATGAATTTGATGTTATCGGTAAGCAACGTGACGATCCTTTTGAGCACGGAGAGATGAAAAGGGTTGTCAATAATTTCCTCCAAATGATAGATAATCATTCAAGCGAATCTATAATAATATGTGCAACAAACCATCAGCATTTATTAGATCCTGCACTTTGGAGAAGATTCGATGATATAATTTTATTTGATATTCCTAATAAAGAAAATAGAATCAAATTAATCAAACGCAACCTGCGATCTGTCCGAACTACATCAATGGATTATCATTTACTTGCCGACAATATGAAAGGAATGTCCCCTGCCGATATCGAGATGGTTTGTTTAAACGCTATAAAAGGAATATATTAG
- a CDS encoding S8 family serine peptidase gives MQELPHLPLIKLESDLPRSRRRGRPDSDITPRGPKEREKFREKAREDCDKIFKEFQQLQEQYKGHIDPALIYRIDLKGSVKSSEIERLGLKILSVVDKKAIIVFSSNKHFDDFYDKLDEYVTDSARRKYPFLDAFIDLEKIDEKTKKGPHLSSYLSSKEKAIVDVEFWFLGEDRDSVRQMDKWSRELRNIVIYNGGKWLSKLKTGSFYVMRMELNTELIDEIIKLPQIASIDIPPRTKLSIAQIKEESIRDFDIIEPSLDATGVLVIDSGITSGHPLLERAVGEAKSFLRGKSPIDECGHGTSIAGLSLYGDLVQCISDKKFYPDCWLFSARVLDENGEYDNQKMIESQFLKSLNVFLRQYPQIKVINLSIGNENDIIGIGKRQFRWASLIDDTLYELSAIGRDIIIVIPSGNFGREPLMGLSFVIWKSQEFLQAPDMID, from the coding sequence ATGCAGGAACTTCCACACTTACCGTTAATCAAGCTAGAATCAGACTTGCCAAGGAGTAGAAGGCGCGGGCGTCCAGACAGTGATATTACTCCTAGAGGGCCTAAAGAGAGAGAAAAATTCAGAGAGAAGGCACGCGAAGACTGTGATAAAATATTCAAAGAATTTCAGCAGCTACAAGAACAATATAAAGGTCACATAGATCCAGCTCTTATATATCGGATCGATCTAAAGGGTTCTGTAAAATCCAGCGAAATTGAGCGACTTGGTCTAAAAATATTATCTGTAGTTGATAAGAAAGCTATTATAGTATTTTCTTCGAATAAACATTTCGATGATTTTTATGATAAATTGGATGAATATGTTACTGATTCTGCAAGAAGAAAATACCCCTTTTTAGATGCATTCATCGATCTGGAAAAAATTGATGAAAAAACTAAGAAGGGACCTCATTTATCATCATATTTATCTTCAAAAGAAAAAGCAATTGTAGATGTCGAATTTTGGTTCCTCGGAGAAGATAGAGATTCTGTCCGACAAATGGATAAATGGTCTCGCGAACTAAGAAATATTGTTATTTACAATGGGGGTAAATGGCTCAGCAAATTAAAAACCGGATCTTTTTATGTAATGAGAATGGAATTAAACACGGAATTGATTGATGAGATCATTAAGTTGCCCCAAATAGCATCGATCGACATACCGCCAAGAACTAAGCTATCTATTGCACAAATCAAAGAAGAATCCATAAGAGATTTCGATATCATAGAACCTTCGCTGGATGCTACTGGCGTCTTGGTAATTGACTCAGGAATTACCTCAGGACACCCTCTTCTGGAAAGAGCTGTTGGAGAAGCAAAATCTTTTTTGCGCGGAAAATCTCCGATTGATGAATGTGGACATGGAACATCTATCGCAGGATTATCACTATATGGCGATCTTGTTCAATGTATCAGTGATAAAAAGTTCTATCCAGATTGTTGGTTATTTTCTGCAAGAGTTCTTGATGAAAATGGTGAATATGATAATCAGAAAATGATAGAGTCTCAATTTTTAAAATCATTGAATGTATTTTTGCGCCAATATCCCCAGATTAAAGTTATTAATCTCTCTATTGGTAATGAAAACGATATTATAGGTATTGGAAAGCGTCAATTTAGGTGGGCTTCATTAATTGATGATACATTGTATGAGCTGTCTGCGATCGGTAGAGACATAATAATAGTTATACCTTCTGGGAATTTCGGTCGTGAGCCTCTAATGGGTTTGAGTTTTGTAATATGGAAAAGTCAAGAGTTCCTGCAAGCTCCAGACATGATCGATTAA